ACAATaaggtcaaatattttttttctgtttagagcAGTAACTGGATGTTTATAGGCTGATTAAAAAGATCTAGCAGAAAGACATTTGGAGTGGTACATgtgggtgggaaaaaaaaaaaaccagaatggaCTCTAGTATTCAAGTTAGGGATACTGGCTTTGAAGAAAATCATAGAGAGGTCACCTGCCGTAAGAGGttagaatgaaaagagaaatggtaCAGATCTGGTCCACGAAGTGGATATTAGAGTGAGGGTCTGAACGTTCTTCTCTAATGATTTGAGTTTCTCAGAATAGGAAGCAAGGTCACCAATAGAGAATAAAGGTGAGAGAAAAGGGATTGGTATTTGAGGTGGCCatccagggagggggcagagtgaATGAGCTAGGGAAGTTGTGTAGCTGGGCAGATGATTCAGATAGAACACATAACAAGGGCGTAGTAAAGTGTTTAATGAATCACTAAAGGAATAGAACCTTTGGCTTTCAGTTATAGAATTAGTGGTGGAAAGTGTATGCTCAAAGTAATCAGAATTGGTCAAGTTTCACtacacaaaaaaatcaagaagcCTTTTTCTGAGCTTCAGATTCATCAAATATTCAAGGTAACCATTCCAATAATCATTCAAATCTCTATGATTTTCTGATAATTTAACATCTGAACGCcttaagaaaagagaattttcttGTGCATTACATGAGACTCAGTGTCTCCGTTGGATTCCCAACCTCTACGCTCCTGCTATTAACGAATAACTTATTTCTAGTCCTATGATcaaaagaagacaagaagaaCTGCCACTTACCAACACTCTTGTGGGTTTTCTCCCAGCTGCAACAGATAAGGATCCTGAAACAATGAACTGTTTGAGCACAGGAAATGAAACAGATAAGAAAATACTAAGTCTcaactattttttctttgtactcCTTCAATTAGTAGCTATCTAACAATGGTTGCACaaagttccttttttaaattcacattctACCACATGGAATTATACTTGATGTCGTTCATCATGTTAtagcaataaaattttaaattagttaaaattttgagcaaatatataatattttcattatgttttatgtCTGGCTTTTTATAGGTTATATGAGTGTACataccttaaaaatataataaatacatatatttaatgtaaCATAATTATCTTTATGCTTCTATTTAtagtaaatgtaaataatatttttttaaaagattttatttatttatttgacagagagagacacagcgagagagggaacacaagcagggggagtgggagagggagaagcgggcttcccgcggagcagggagccagatgcggggctcgatcccaggaccatgggatcgtgacctgagctgaaggcagacgcttaacgactgagccacccaggtgccccaataatatttatttatatacacatgcatatgtaaCATTATTCTCATGTTCTTACTCAGGCTTCATATAAGGGTTTGATTTATTGGATTAGATGTTCTAAAAGAACTTCTGCAAATCTGTCTATATTGATATATccactaatttttaaatgattatttttgatAAGCTATTGTTTTCATGACTCTAATTTGATAAATTGAATTCTCTACAAGTTCATGGTTTTCTTAAAACTTCACTCTGTTTTATACCCCATATATCTTACAACCATTTACCAAGCCACTCCTAGGGTTTGAAGACAAAGTTGCCAAAATCGTGGAGAGCAAAAGCTTGCTACATAAATTCAATTCTTGAATTCTGATTGAACAGGAAGGAACAGGTTTTGAATTCCACTTCAAATAACAAAGTGGTTATCACAAGAAACTCCAGGCTCGCTAGAGCTTCGTGGCCTAGgtgatcttaaaatttatttatttagctttgtTATTTGATTATCACCTACCTGatggtttctcagagtccatcgtctctcatggttcgtctcctctccgattcccccccttcattcttcccctcctactatcttcttctatttactttttttttaacatatattgtattacttgtttcagaggtacagatctgtgattcaacagtcttgcactaTTCACAGGcacttggtttttaaaatatgtgtaaaaaattacaaatcaaacCCATAGCAGGCAATCTTCAAATCACCTAATAATGACACTATAGTAATCAAACACACTTCTAGCAGTGGTATTTAAGCAGTGAACTCTGGTCAGGGGAATATGAATACTTACAAATATAGGACCCCACACTGGATAAGCTGtgtagaagataaagaaaaactgactgaagagatggaatatgttTTGTAAAGAACCTAGAAAAACACCCAGGACCAGAATCGTTGCTCCATTCAGGATCTGGATGGCCTGtaagaaggtgggggggggggggttgcaaaTAATGGTCATATACTAGTGTACGTGGAGAAgagacaattttaatttttttcagaaaggagATATCAGTGCTTGAAATGATTATAAAGTCAAGCCTGACTTACCCTGGGAGGTTTTCATCCCATGCTATCCCCACCGATCCCAGTGGCAGCCCttcatctccccctctccccctgctcctgttcatTCTCACAaacaccttccagaaagtggcagAAGAGTAGAGGCAACATGGCTGGTAATATACATGGGGTCAAATATCTTCCTAGTATACTTTAGGGCCGTAATATGATGAAGGCACTCAGACATTAAATAGCAGTTCATTCCGCCTTTCCtcaatgcaatttttaaatttaaaatacggAATGTGAGTTCATAAGAACTCAGCCTCCTGATGTGGTGGTCAGATTGCAGTCCATTCTCCAATGTTGATAGGATGTTTCCTACTCCCCAGGTCTAAAATAGGCCCCAGTCTTTTCTTAAAGAAGTACATTATTGACTCAGTGATGAATAACTCAGATTCTTCCTGATGGGAATAAACAAGGTTTTCCACATGATATTTAATTTCTTCCAATTattagaaaaattccaaaatttttctaatttttacacTAAGGTTGACATACCCCAAGGGCTTGTAGTTTCTCCTTCCAGTGATTTTGCAATTCATCAATGGGCTGGTAGACAGAGTTATTTATCGACACTGATTCCGCCTGGCTTGCTGGGGGACTACCTGCTGAGGCTTTCCCAGGTCCTGCATTACCAACTTCTTGGGAGGCCATCTGGGGTTATTGATGTCTGTCACAGAAAAGAAGTCCAGAGGTTTGACGTTTTCCCCTTTGCCActagctaatattttttgagtgcaACAGAAGGGTTCAATTCTGTCTATACATCAAAATGACTTCACAAATGGAGCAACAATTTACATGGTTGAATTTCATTTCGTCTTGGAGTAGTAATCATCAGACTATTGTAGTAAGTCTGGGTGCCTCATTTAACTTTGAAACAGTGAAGAGTGATCCCCTTCTCAtttttatatgcacatatacattaTTACATAGCCCCCCTGTCTCTTCAAATCAATCCTAGACAATGAGACAGATGGTTTCACTGAGCGCTGAACTCTTAGGTGAGGAAGATGACTTTGGTCATATtcctataataataataagtataatttattgagtacttacttcTACATGCCAAACGCTGTCTGGTTGCTGCAAATGTGTGAACATATTTAATGCACCCGACAGTCTATGTTGCaatattattcccactttaaagatgagaatattgaggcatagagaggttaaacAACTTACCCAAACTTACACAAACTTACACAGCTCATAAGGGAATTCAGCTCTACTAGCTCTACTTTAAGGTCCAACGTTTTCTctaaatcattatgctgtatagTACTATATGGAAGACAACCTTCTGGGCAGCTATATAGCAGTGGATAGAGTTTACTCACCAtggaagagccaagttgaagtcTGAATTTGGCCACTTACTAGTTGAGTGATCTAGTAATGGGAACCTCAGTGTTCACATatgtaaatggaaataattttaatttcatattaacATTGCAAGGGGCAACTCTGATAAGGTATGAAGTCCCTAACCTAACAAACAGTTGGTAAATGTTGACTTTAACTTATACTCTGCCTTGTGTCAAAAAGTACTTAAAGTATCACATATAAGGGTCACCAAAC
Above is a genomic segment from Halichoerus grypus chromosome 11, mHalGry1.hap1.1, whole genome shotgun sequence containing:
- the LOC118547250 gene encoding membrane-spanning 4-domains subfamily A member 3 isoform X2 — protein: MASQEVGNAGPGKASAGSPPASQAESVSINNSVYQPIDELQNHWKEKLQALGAIQILNGATILVLGVFLGSLQNIFHLFSQFFFIFYTAYPVWGPIFFIVSGSLSVAAGRKPTRVLVQNNFGMSFASTAVALVGLVFLCINLAVNKQSFRSCESSQSQDLCIFVGIFSNGLMSLMLILTLLELCISISVSAMWCIENSRNSIKVISFPSNSV